One window of the Betta splendens chromosome 21, fBetSpl5.4, whole genome shotgun sequence genome contains the following:
- the dars1 gene encoding aspartate--tRNA ligase, cytoplasmic encodes MIKEEVHGATEEEQQAQSKKAMKKQQKEAEKAAKKAEKQAKLAAEQQSTDEDDFAKDRYGVSVMVQSQQKLDRTLVRVQDLAPEKADQLIWLRARVHTSRAKGKQCFLVLRQQQFNVQALVAVGDRASKQMVKFAANITKESIVDVEALVRKVEQKIESCSQQDVELHIERIFVISQAEPRLPLQLEDAVRPDGEGDEEGRATVNQDTKLDNRVIDLRTTTSQAIFRLQSGVCQLFRDTLTNKGFVEIQTPKIISAASEGGANVFTVSYFKTSAYLAQSPQLYKQMCICADFDKVFCVGPVFRAEDSNTHRHLTEFVGLDIEMAFNYHYHEVIDSITDTMVQIFKGLRDNFQTEIQTVNKQFPSEPFKFLEPTLRLEYTEAVAMLREAGVEMGDEDDLSTPNEKLLGRLVKEKYDTDFYVLDKYPLAVRPFYTMPDPNNPKYSNSYDMFMRGEEILSGAQRIHDAQLLTDRAVHHQIDLEKIKSYIDSFRYGAPPHGGGGIGLERVCMLYLGLHNVRQTSMFPRDPKRLTP; translated from the exons GACTTCGCCAAGGACCGATATGGTGTCTCAGTTATGGTCCAGTCTCAGCAAAAACTGG ACAGGACATTGGTGCGAGTCCAGGACCTCGCCCCTGAGAAAGCGGACCAGCTGATCTGGCTACGTGCTCGAGTCCACACCAGCAGAGCCAAAG GGAAGCAGTGCTTCTTGGTCCTGCGTCAACAGCAGTTCAACGTGCAGGCACTGGTCGCAGTGGGAGATCGTGCCAGCAAGCAGATGGTCAAGTTTGCAGCAAA CATCACCAAGGAGAGCATCGTGGACGTGGAGGCGTTGGTGAGGAAAGTGGAGCAGAAGATCGAGAGCTGTTCCCAGCAGGACGTGGAGCTCCACATCGAGAGG ATTTTTGTCATCAGCCAGGCAGAGCCCCGTCTCCCGCTGCAGCTAGAGGATGCTGTCAGGCCTGATGGAGAGGGGGATGAG GAAGGCAGAGCCACCGTCAACCAAGATACCAAGCTGGACAACAGGGTGATTGATCTCAGG ACAACCACCAGCCAGGCCATATTTCGTCTGCAGTCAGGCGTGTGCCAGCTCTTCAGAGACACTCTCACCAATAAGGGCTTTGTGGAGATCCAGACGCCTAAAATCATATCAG CTGCCAGCGAGGGCGGAGCCAACGTCTTCACGGTGTCCTACTTTAAAACCAGCGCCTACTTGGCCCAGTCTCCCCAGCTCTACAAGCAGATGTGCATCTGTGCTGACTTCGACAAGGTCTTTTGTGTCGGCCCAG TTTTCAGGGCGGAGGACTCGAACACCCACCGTCACCTGACTGAGTTTGTGGGTCTGGATATTGAGATGGCCTTCAACTACCATTACCACGAAGTCATTGACTCCATCACTGACACTATGGTTCAGATCTTCAAAGGGCTGCGAGACAA CTTCCAGACGGAGATCCAGACGGTCAACAAGCAGTTCCCCAGCGAACCTTTCAAATTCCTGGAGCCCACCCTCAGGCTGGAGTACACGGAGGCCGTGGCCATGCTCCGTGAGGCCGGCGTGGAGATGGGCGACGAGGACGATCTCAG CACGCCCAACGAAAAGCTCCTCGGTCGCCTGGTCAAGGAAAAG TATGATACCGACTTCTATGTACTGGATAAGTACCCACTGGCTGTAAGACCCTTCTACACAATGCCTGATCCAAACAACCCT AAATACTCCAACTCGTACGACATGTTCATGAGGGGAGAGGAGATCCTGTCTGGGGCTCAGAGGATCCACGACGCTCAGCTGCTGACCGACCGGGCCGTCCATCACCAGATTG ATCTGGAGAAGATCAAGTCATACATTGACTCCTTCCGGTATGGAGCTCCCCCACACGGTGGTGGAGGAATTG GCCTGGAGAGAGTCTGCATGCTGTACCTTGGTCTCCACAACGTGCGTCAGACCTCCATGTTCCCACGTGATCCTAAGCGCCTGACACCTTGA
- the pnkd gene encoding probable hydrolase PNKD, which translates to MAFPEWMTLAAAASFFCFLCFCLRYRRTVHLVLRKALSKIMARTEKPLFRIAYTLYTRTRLGYMYYKRQMRKAREHYPAGHSAAQPMELNGIKIIPIAVLSDNYSYLVIDTASSVAVVVDPADPQTVQAVLEEEGVMLEAILCTHKHWDHSGGNKALKRLHSSCRVYGNATDNIPGLTHPLSHRDSVTVGRMTFRALFTPGHTVGHMIYLLDGRAVSAPSSLFSGDLVFLSGCGRMFEGSATTMLSSLDTVGTLSDDTFLWPGHEYAEDNLLFAAQVEPRNAARENKYQWVLQQRGQKLCTSPSTVGEEKQYNPFLRSHSVELHQALGIQQGKDEDWTQFRARVLEELRKRKDLYNRR; encoded by the exons ATGGCGTTTCCTGAATGGAtgacactggctgctgctgcatcttttttctgtttcttatgTTTTTGTCTTCGCTACAGACGCACAGTACATTTGGTTCTGAGAAAAGCATTGAGTAAGATAATGGCTCGTACGGAGAAGCCGCTGTTCCGCATAGC GTACACGCTGTACACCAGGACCCGGCTTGGATACATGTACTACAAGAGACAAATGCGGAAAGCACGGGAGCATTACCCTGCTGGACATTCCGCGGCTCAGCCGATGGAGCTGAATG GTATCAAAATAATTCCCATCGCCGTGCTGTCTGACAACTACAGCTATCTTGTAATTGACACAGCCTCCAGTGTTGCAGTTGTTGTTGACCCTGCAGATCCTCAAACAGTTCAG GCAGTCCTTGAAGAGGAGGGAGTGATGTTAGAAGCAATACTCTGTACACACAAGCATTG GGATCACAGTGGGGGAAATAAAGCTCTGAAAAGGCTTCACAGCTCATGCCGAGTTTATGGAAATGCAACTGATAACATTCCAGGCCTCACGCA cCCGCTTTCTCACAGAGACTCTGTCACAGTTGGCCGCATGACCTTCAGGGCCCTCTTCACTCCTGGACATACAGTGGGCCACATGATCTACCTCttggatggccgagcggtcagTGCCCCCTCCAGTCTCTTCTCTGGTGACCTGGTCTTCCTGTCGGGTTGTG gGAGAATGTTTGAAGGCAGTGCAACAACCATGCTGTCATCCCTGGACACCGTGGGCACATTAAGCGACGATACTTTTTTGTGGCCCG GTCATGAGTATGCAGAAGACAacctgctgtttgcagctcagGTTGAGCCACGTAATGCTGCCAGGGAAAACAAATATCAGTGggtgctgcagcagcggggCCAGAAGCTGTGCACG aGTCCCTCGACTGTTGGAGAGGAGAAGCAGTACAATCCATTTCTGCGCAGCCACTCCGTGGAGCTCCATCAGGCCCTGGGCATCCAGCAGGGCAAGGATGAAGACTGGACCCAGTTCAGGGCTCGGGTGCTGGAGGAGCTACGAAAACGCAAAGACCTCTACAACAGGAGATAG
- the LOC114847304 gene encoding protein lifeguard 3-like has translation MTSKVDSPPPPYEIALHHPKDASTLPPPPSYSPGPGHWGQDGVYPQAGMWSASGLPPSGMPIIIPTLCAGVPATSQGDMEDFLNTQWESTSVRHGFIRKVYLILTAQLAVTFSIVAVFTFVDPVREFVIQYPGIYWASFVVYFLVYCILICCKEPRRRFPWNCVLLAIFTLALSYMAGTVSSYYETKAVLLAMGITAVVCIAVTIFCFQTKVDFTSCGGFLCIAAVLLMITGIVTAIVLSYQYVPWLHMLYAVIGAIVYTLFLVYNTQLLIGNRELAISPEEYIYGALSLYIDIVHIFLFILQVSGAATE, from the exons ATGACATCTAAGGTCGACAGTCCACCTCCTCCCTATGAGATTGCCCTGCACCATCCCAAAGATGCCAGCACTCTGCCACCACCTCCGTCGTACAGCCCAGGCCCCGGCCACTGGGGCCAGGACGGCGTCTACCCGCAGGCCGGAATGTGGTCCGCCTCTGGGTTGCCTCCGTCCGGGATGCCCATCATAATACCGACTCTGTGTGCTGGAGTGCCTGCAACCAGCCAAG GAGACATGGAGGATTTTTTGAACACCCAGTGGGAAAGCACATCGGTTCGACATGGCTTCATCCGAAAG gTTTACTTAATTTTAACAGCACAGCTTGCGGTCACCTTTTCAATTGTTGCTGTCTTTACATTTGT TGACCCGGTCAGAGAGTTTGTTATTCAGTACCCCGGCATCTACTGGGCATCTTT CGTGGTTTATTTTTTGGTTTACTGCATTCTCATCTGCTGTAAAGAACCAAG GAGGCGCTTCCCATGGAACTGTGTGCTGCTGGCAATATTT ACTCTTGCCTTATCCTACATGGCTGGAACGGTTTCAAG CTATTATGAGACTAAAGCAGTGCTTCTCGCTATGGGAATAACAGCAGTAGTTTGTATAGCTGTCACAATCTTCTGCTTCCAAACCAAG GTGGACTTCACCTCCTGTGGGGGGTTTCTCTGCATTGCCGCTGTTTTGCTCATGATCACCGGGATCGTCACAGCCATCGTCCTCTCCTACCAATAT GTCCCTTGGCTGCATATGCTTTACGCCGTAATTGGAGCCATTGTTTACACCCTG TTTTTAGTGTACAACACTCAGCTACTCATTGGAAACCGGGAGTTGGCCATCAGCCCAGAGGAGTACATCTATGGAGCGCTCTCTCTATACATCGACATTGTTCACATCTTCCTCTTTATCCTTCAAGTCAGTGGAGCTGCTACCGAATGA